Below is a genomic region from Doryrhamphus excisus isolate RoL2022-K1 chromosome 16, RoL_Dexc_1.0, whole genome shotgun sequence.
ataaataaatagaatttgGCATTGGATGACAGAATTgattttgcttgtgtgtgtgagtgtgtgtgtgcgcgcatcgCTATATCGTGTTTCCGTCCATCTCTCCCTCTCATCACTGCTGCAGTGTTTCACTAGCAGACCTTATGCTCAGGAGCATGCAGGCCTTTGTCCCCAGGTAGGTTTCTTTCCTCTCAATTTGTCATTTGCAAATCtagcttctgttttttttttttttttttttttttttttttttttttttttttttttgtcccgtccagccattggggcaggaCGCCCCAAAAGCTTCTGTTTTTGACAAAGTTCAATTTCCTGCTGCGATAGTATTCTGGTGCTGAAGTGAGGCTTCCTGAGTAGCATGATTAAAAAGAGCCTTTTATTCTTAGTAGTTTCCTGGTGTATTGTGTAGACCAACTTGTCAACTTGTGTTTCTGCTCCATTggcaatatttaatattcatgtATGATTTGTGCAATTCGTGCAGTTCAAGAATCCCATGTATCTTACTGGCTTTTCATCCTTCTGATTATGCACTGTCATGGAGTCCACACCCTCTGACTCTATTCTGTAGATTCAGCAGAGTGTGCTGCTGACCAGCTTTGTCGATTTTCAGTGATGCTTCCGAGTGTCTCTAATACATGCACTAAAAGCCTGCAGAGGAGGGGGTGGAGAAAACCTAAACCTCTCCACTGATCATTGCTCAGCCCTTCTGCTCTGGGGGGGCACTGCTAATGACGTTATGCTGACTccattttatatatacagttaagaccaaaataattcataatttggCCAAGTTATGTGTTAAACTGATTATTATCATACTCAGCCGTTTTAATCTATTTATTCCGAACTTTTTGGTCACTAACTACTCCTCAATGTCTTcaaaatatttgtcaaaatattcCCACAATTAGTGTAATTGCATATTATCTGTGAAAATGTTCCCTTAATATATGAATTGACAATTCTTATGGCGCCTTCTGCTGGTGAGAAGTCACTTGAAACTTGAAAGAGTACCTTGTTCAATTCCCACTTATGCATTCATTATGTTGTTATGGTTAATCTGAGAAGATTGTGAACCCAGCATAGGCAGGCAAACCAGCTttccattcaggttttcagttaataatagactataaataaatacattgtgaaATATAAACCAACATttaaggaagaaaggaaggaaggaagcactACAAGGAGTAGATGAGAAGAATTCCCAAATATCCTTCATGTTCTGAGCTGTTATTAATAAGGAGAAAATTAGGTGACTAAAGTGaggttaaattgagtttgagtcccctgttctaatgtgaatattttacaTGCACGCTGTAGTCCCAGACTTTATCTGACACCTGTCAGGGATGAAGAAGCAGAATCTCAGAGGAGGGCAAAGTCTCGTCACGCCAGACAGACCCGCAGGTCAACACAGGTAgcacatgctacatgctatagTTAGCTTTACatagcatttttgcattttgtgcaTGACTCATAAAGCTGGGTGAATTCTTTGCAGGGTGTGACTCTGACCGAGTTAAAAGAGGCTCAGAAGATCAACAGCCGTTCTGAGGAGTCGCTGCAGGAAGGGGAAGTTGAGAACAACGGCATAGAAACCTTTGTGTCAAGATGGAACAACATGGATGAGGTTTGTGAGGAAGATGTTTTTCTCGCGTCAACATTaccatttcatgtttttttttttgtgattgtacAGCAGGGGAACATCAGAGCCGCATTACAAAGTGTAGCTGAGTTTACTGACCGACCTTCATCCTCCATCACCAGCATCAACTCCTTCAGAGGTCAGttcttttgtttgtgtatttgatcatgaaaaaatgtttatagATGAACTTGTGTACCTGCAGCTGGTGGCAGAAGGTGGCGAGATGAAAATCAGAACCCTCTGTTAGAAGAAGAGTTTACATGCAGCAAACAACATGGTTGGGATGGACATGAAGAATCATATACAGAGGTAATGCTACAATTGCATATTTTTTAGACATTgaagatatcacctcgtactttggtacgggacaaaaaaaaaaccaaaaaaaaaaaaccttaaactatattaggaaagcaggaagtgaacaacttatgagttaaaaatatggatatttaatcaaatatgatgtattttttgcccGAATTACACATcttcaagcattaaaaatagCGTTCAAAGACGTTGAAGATATCACCTCgcacttcggtacaggacaaaaaaataataaaacaaaacaaaacgaaaaaaaaaccttaaaatatattaggaaagcaggaagtgaatgaattGTGAGTCAAAAATGTGGATATTTAATcaaatatgatgtattttttgcccGAGTTACACATCTTCAATCATTAAAAATAGTGTTCAAAGACGTTGAAGATATCACCTCgcacttcggtacaggacaaaaaaataataaaacaaaacaaaacaaaaaaaaaaacttaaaatatattaggaaagcaggaagtgaacgaatTGTGAGTCAAAAATATGGATATTTCATcaaatatgatgtattttttgacCAAATTACACATcttcaagcattaaaaatagCGTTCAAAGACGTTGAAGACatcatctcgtacttcggtacgggacaaaaaataataaaacaaaacaaaaccaaaaaaaaaaccttaaaatatattaggaaagcaggaagtgaacaaattgtgAGTCAAAAATATGGATATTTAATcaaatatgatgtattttttgcttGAGTTACACATcttcaagcattaaaaatagTGTTCAAAGACGTTGAAgatatcacttcgtacttcggtacgggacaaaaaataataaaataaaacaaaacaaaaaaaacttaaaatatattaggaaagcaggaagtgaacaaattgtgAGTGAAAAATATGGATATTTAATcaaatatgatgtatttttttgcccaaattacacatcttcaagcattaaaaatagcgttcaaagatgttaaagatatcacctcgtacttcggtacgggacaaaaaaaaaaaaaaaaaaacttaaaatatattaggaaagcaggaagtgaacgaatTGAGTCAAAAATATGGATATTTCATcaaatatgatgtattttttgcccAAATTACACATCTtcaatcattaaaaataatgttcaaaGACGTTgaagatatcacctcgtacttcggtacaggacaaaaaataaaatgaaaaaaataaagcagcGGATGCGTTTTTGTGTCACTACCACTAGAGGGAGTCGTGGTGCTTTGCTTTACTCGTTCAAGCACAGCATAAAATATTATTCCCAATTCTCTGAGAATACAAATACAGATTAAAGGCCCTCGAGgagaaaatattacatatgaCATACTTAAGTTCTAATTGACAAAGTAAAACTAATATCCAGGGTTCCGCTACAAATGATATGAAGCCACCAAACTACATTATCACAGCTTGAGATGACTCCTTGTCATTGTGGCCTTCGTTCTTCATTCTTCATTCTCACCCTGGTGCCTCTGTCAGCCGAAAGGCATCTGCGCTTCAAAGGCCGCTAAGCTCTGATGCAATATTTGAAGATACACTGCAACTGTCGATGTGAAGCGTTGTCTGCCGCTTAACATCCCACAGAGGACCGAGCTCCCCTCCCTCTAAAAGTGGCTTTGCTTCTTCGCATCACATGGCTGAGGTGTCTCAGCATTCCATACCATATTGGGCCAAATGCAGGCACTCTGCATAGTCTGATCCTTGGAAAGCGGGATTGCacaccccacccacccccgtCGCTACTTTTACCTTCTTAGCTGATACTGTGTGAGTGAACTTTGACCCTGAAAATCAGCACGGATTCCTCCCCCGGTTGCCGCAGCCTGGTAAGAAGATGATTAGACAGTGAGGGATGAGGCTGGCAGGACTGTGTCAAAGAGCACTTGGTTAAATGTCCCCTAGCAGTATGACGGGAAAGTGCTTTCCTTGCTTTGCTGACTCCGGGTCAGAGGATCAGCCGCTCTCCACGGTGGAATCAGAAACAGAGATCAGGCAATGGTAACATGAGAGTCTCTCAGCATTACTGAGAGGACTATATCTGTCTGTGATAATCGCAGCCAGGCTTCGGCGGGAGAGTGGCAGGATGCCTGTTACCGACACCGACCTCTGTTTGACTCCCCTTTGATCCCGGTACATTTTCCACATAGCTTTTTGGTAACAAAGAGGACAGGTGCAGATGGATTCAGCCACCTTGGTCGTGTTCAGTGATGTCATCACGTCTGCATGAACGCCTACAGTATGTACATGgggattattgtattatatactgtatgtgtgggcAAAAGATAATACCGGACGGAAGGTAAAATCCAACCATGAGCATTCGCAACATAAGACCCAAGACCCAAGgagcgcacacctgaactaaatagatgAGTAACTAAAAAGAGCAGCAGGTGCTCAGGAAAACACAGAACATTGCTAAGCAGgaagtaaatacaaaataagagcgtcaAAACAGGAACTATGGGATCATAAACGACCTGTCGTGCTTTGTAACTCAGAGCGTGACCTTTACATTTCTTCCTATGGTAGTATTCGTTTTATCTTTTGGAATGAATTCATAACATAACAGCTTAATTCTAtaatggtttttaaaaatatactcaATAAGTATATTGAATAAATcccgctgttttgtggttgaatagaTAGCGAATTGTGAGTAAAAAATATGGATATTTAATccaatattatgtattttttgcccgAATTACACATcttcaagcattaaaaatagCGTTCAAAGACGTTgaagatatcacctcgtacttcagtacgggacaaaaaatttaaaaacaaaaacaaacaaaaaaaaccttaaactatattaagaaagcagggagtgaacaaattaaaaaagacgttgaagatatcacctcgtactttggtacgggacaaaaaatttcaaaaaacaaaaaaaaccttaaactatattaggaaagcaggaagtgaacaaattgtgAGTCACAAATATGGATATTTAATcaaatatgatgtattttttgcccGAATTACACATcttcaagcattaaaaatagCGTTCAAAGACGTTgaagatatcacctcgtacttcggtacgagacaaaaaaaaaaaaaaaaaacaaaaacgaaaaaaaacccttaaactatattaggaaagcaggaagtgaatgaattGTGAGTCAAAAATATGGATATTTGATcaaatatgatgtattttttgcccaaattacacattttcaagcattaaaaatagcgttcaaagacatcacctcgtactttggtacaggacaaaaaatttaaataaaaaaaaacttaaactatattaagaaagcaggaagtgaacaaatgtaacagttactgattgtaaaagtaccagatggaggggtaggatttactaagctttgcttcttcctactccttttggacaagtggaactgtgaactgattatgtgatgcattcaattgtaatctgatgcatgttcaaatgaaataaaaccattaccattaccattaccattaccattaccaaggtatgtagtattctaactGGTCaacaggtgtcagtaatggtacTATAATGTTCGGTAAGACACACAATTACCGGATTTGATCATCAggcttttattgtaggtttgaattatctctcATAATCCAGCCATAATCCACAGCAAGATGAAACTCCCTTCTgaacccccaatgtcacttcctgtccaccactcaCTCTGCTCCCCTCATCTTATTTATGCCTAAATtggcttatttacttttattatatctactatattgcgtaatacgagtgtaaatatgactataggcatgttatttcatgtctggagggctctaataatattaaatgctGTATGTAAAAGCTCtgtaaaggttttctatgctctaactaggaaaacagacaatttataaataaggaatcctactcatctcagttgggtctggaactaattactCTACTATTACTCTACTGTATATTGAAATACTTCATTTGTAGAAAAAGGGAAAGAGGTCAACCCGGGGACACTCCAGCTGCAACTTTTAATAGTTTGCACCAGCCAACAGTGTGCTTCACTCTCTGTATACACAATGAATACCATTGCTGTTATTCAGATTTGGAAATGAAAACAGTACAAGTTATCGGCCCCGTGCTTTTATACAAGAATGAATCTTGCTTTGGGCATCGCTTTCATCTCCATATTCTCTCCATCATTTGGCATTGGCAAGTATTATCTTTCCGATGCATCTGTTTGCCCTAAACAGTGAGGAAGGACGTCCGCATGCAAACCTCACTATATAAGGAAGATAGCAACGGGCCAAGCTGCAAACTATGGGtgcactcgtgtgtgtgtgtgtgagttttaagGAATAGTTTGATATTAAAGGCATTATGGTTGAAGACACATTTGAAATATAATTTTGAAGGCATGTTgactaaaacaaaataagatatGCAAGGGAAGCATCACTTTCTCCAATGTGTATGTCCGTTTACTCATTGACGCTCTCAGCCGCCTCATCATTTTGGATTTCTAtcctgtatttgatcaggaa
It encodes:
- the LOC131104946 gene encoding protein phosphatase 1 regulatory subunit 12B isoform X3, with protein sequence MLRSMQAFVPSPRLYLTPVRDEEAESQRRAKSRHARQTRRSTQGVTLTELKEAQKINSRSEESLQEGEVENNGIETFVSRWNNMDEQGNIRAALQSVAEFTDRPSSSITSINSFRAGGRRWRDENQNPLLEEEFTCSKQHGWDGHEESYTEHDRLSRYDSSGDNVADKLGRTSSYTRRETRLASLNKQEQDTTSKDYKKMYAEALQENERLKSRLQDSKQELVNIRCQLEKVTQKQEKISEKSSQLEAEKKEKQALEKRVSGMEDEMKQDPPLRFRCGYQP
- the LOC131104946 gene encoding protein phosphatase 1 regulatory subunit 12B isoform X1, with translation MLRSMQAFVPSPRLYLTPVRDEEAESQRRAKSRHARQTRRSTQGVTLTELKEAQKINSRSEESLQEGEVENNGIETFVSRWNNMDEQGNIRAALQSVAEFTDRPSSSITSINSFRAGGRRWRDENQNPLLEEEFTCSKQHGWDGHEESYTEHDRLSRYDSSGDNVADKLGRTSSYTRRETRLASLNKQEQDTTSKDYKKMYAEALQENERLKSRLQDSKQELVNIRCQLEKVTQKQEKISEKSSQLEAEKKEKQALEKRVSGMEDEMKVLTELKTDNQRLKDENGALIRVISKLSK
- the LOC131104946 gene encoding protein phosphatase 1 regulatory subunit 12B isoform X2, with translation MLRSMQAFVPSPRLYLTPVRDEEAESQRRAKSRHARQTRRSTQGVTLTELKEAQKINSRSEESLQEGEVENNGIETFVSRWNNMDEQGNIRAALQSVAEFTDRPSSSITSINSFRAGGRRWRDENQNPLLEEEFTCSKQHGWDGHEESYTEHDRLSRYDSSGDNVADKLGRTSSYTRRETRLASLNKQEQDTTSKDYKKMYAEALQENERLKSRLQDSKQELVNIRCQLEKVTQKQEKISEKSSQLEAEKKEKQALEKRVSGMEDEMKQQDPPLRFRCGYQP